CGATGTCGGGACCGGCCAGGCCTGATGCCTGGGTCTGTTCGAGCAAGCCTGTCAGGGCGTTTTCCGCGGCGTCGGGGTTGTCGAGGAAGGGCTGAGCAGCCAGCGCCTCATTGGTCACGGACAGGATCGAGTAGGAGCTGTAGAGGAGGTGGAAGGTGCGGCTCTCCTCGTCGGTGGGGAGGGACGCCACGAGGATCGCCTCGATAGTCGCGCGGGGGCCCGGGTCCGGGCCGGCGGCAGCCAGGCGGGTGCCCACCCGTGCGGTGAAGCGATCGGTCAGGTGCTGGACCCCGTAGAAAAGCAGCTTCTCCTTGGTCTCGAAGTAGTACTGCACGAGCCGGAGTGACACTCCGGCCTCC
The sequence above is drawn from the Streptomyces sp. NBC_01591 genome and encodes:
- a CDS encoding TetR/AcrR family transcriptional regulator, translated to MPKRVDHEERRTQIADAFIRVAGRRGLHAVGMRDVAAEAGVSLRLVQYYFETKEKLLFYGVQHLTDRFTARVGTRLAAAGPDPGPRATIEAILVASLPTDEESRTFHLLYSSYSILSVTNEALAAQPFLDNPDAAENALTGLLEQTQASGLAGPDIDARTEAISLLAMAATMGTSILVGQRSPESAIEVLHHHLDRIFVTVETSVAGENPI